The following coding sequences lie in one Maribacter forsetii DSM 18668 genomic window:
- a CDS encoding ExbD/TolR family protein has translation MIKFNKYRSSKSLPPVSTASLPDIVFILLFFFMTVTVMKNQNLLVENTLPTATETEKLDKKDRVIEIYVGKPTNDSNTNLGDEPRIQMDNKFITVDEVGDYALQALSSMPEHLKSVATVSIKADVGVKMGIIEDLKSELRVVNLLKINYTTYEGAAEDNL, from the coding sequence ATGATAAAATTCAACAAGTATAGATCTAGTAAAAGCTTGCCTCCTGTATCAACAGCATCATTACCTGATATTGTTTTTATACTTCTCTTTTTCTTTATGACGGTTACCGTTATGAAGAATCAAAATTTATTGGTGGAGAATACCTTGCCAACCGCAACTGAAACTGAAAAATTGGACAAGAAAGATAGGGTTATTGAAATTTATGTGGGTAAGCCTACTAACGACAGTAATACAAATTTGGGAGATGAGCCCAGAATTCAAATGGATAATAAATTTATTACTGTAGATGAAGTCGGCGATTATGCATTGCAAGCCTTGTCGTCAATGCCAGAACATTTAAAAAGTGTTGCAACAGTCTCCATAAAAGCAGACGTTGGTGTGAAAATGGGAATAATAGAAGACCTTAAAAGCGAACTGCGTGTGGTGAATTTGTTGAAAATAAACTATACCACTTATGAAGGTGCTGCTGAAGATAACTTATAG
- a CDS encoding MutS-related protein: MNNLEEFYTQRVQKFEELIEVLNKKLFLFSTLRLLIFLGTIAALYFASVNAKYVVAVLFVGIPLFLFLVSKYTNLKLQKAKIEELRNLNQVELQVLKRDFSKLPNGKEFADDIHFFSQDIDLFGEGSFYQISNRTKLTEGSLLLADIYKENSINDIAEKQEAITEIGKKVDWRQEFSAMAALTKTETSTHTIAKWLKNYESFVPKAMKFIPLVFSIISVAIFIAYFLDYLPESVLISWLVLGMIIVGLFTKKVTNLGQSATKMKSTFDQYNQLLAMIEKTDFTSDLLKKQKENILSNGEHNSKVLKKFASLLSNLDRNNNLLYLIFANGFFLRSLTDCLAIEKWIEAHGKSVEIWFNAIAFFDAYSSLGNFAFNHPNFTYPTITNDGVVLKSKNAGHPLLDPAKSVLNDITIDGGQFFIITGANMAGKSTFLRTVSLQIMMANVGLPVCAESVSYSPIKLITSMRTTDSLTDDESYFFSELKRLRYIVDEIQTDRYFIVLDEILKGTNSTDKALGSRKFVERLVKSKSTGIIATHDLSLCEVANEYNAVKNHYFDAEIIDNELHFDYTFKDGICQNMNASFLLKKMGIIE, encoded by the coding sequence ATGAATAATTTAGAAGAATTTTACACCCAACGCGTACAAAAGTTTGAGGAGCTTATTGAAGTTTTAAATAAGAAACTATTTTTATTTAGCACGTTACGATTACTGATATTCTTAGGTACAATAGCTGCACTTTATTTCGCTTCGGTAAATGCCAAATATGTGGTTGCCGTGTTATTTGTTGGTATACCATTGTTCTTGTTTTTAGTAAGTAAGTACACAAATCTAAAACTTCAAAAAGCTAAAATTGAAGAGTTGAGAAATCTCAATCAAGTAGAGTTACAAGTGCTAAAAAGAGACTTTTCTAAATTACCTAACGGAAAAGAATTTGCCGATGACATTCATTTTTTCAGCCAAGATATAGACTTGTTTGGTGAAGGTTCTTTTTATCAAATTTCAAATAGGACAAAACTTACTGAAGGTAGCCTTTTATTAGCCGATATTTATAAGGAGAATTCGATTAACGATATTGCCGAAAAGCAAGAAGCAATTACTGAAATTGGTAAAAAAGTTGATTGGCGACAAGAGTTTTCTGCGATGGCAGCATTAACGAAAACGGAAACTTCTACACATACTATTGCTAAATGGTTAAAGAATTACGAATCTTTTGTGCCCAAGGCAATGAAATTTATTCCGCTAGTATTTTCAATTATTTCAGTGGCTATTTTTATTGCATACTTTTTGGATTACCTACCAGAATCTGTTTTGATTTCATGGTTAGTTCTAGGAATGATTATTGTTGGTCTATTTACAAAAAAGGTAACCAATTTAGGACAGAGTGCTACCAAAATGAAATCTACTTTTGACCAGTACAATCAACTATTGGCAATGATAGAAAAGACTGATTTTACATCAGATTTATTGAAAAAGCAAAAAGAAAATATTTTAAGCAATGGTGAACATAATTCTAAAGTTCTAAAGAAATTTGCATCACTTTTAAGCAACCTAGACCGTAATAATAATCTACTATATTTAATATTTGCAAACGGATTTTTCCTTCGCTCATTAACTGATTGTCTTGCTATTGAAAAATGGATTGAGGCGCATGGTAAAAGTGTAGAAATTTGGTTCAATGCCATCGCATTTTTTGATGCGTATAGTAGTTTAGGGAACTTCGCTTTTAATCATCCGAATTTCACATATCCTACGATTACCAATGACGGAGTGGTATTAAAGTCTAAAAATGCAGGTCACCCGTTATTAGATCCAGCGAAAAGTGTATTGAATGATATTACTATTGATGGCGGACAGTTCTTTATCATTACCGGTGCAAATATGGCTGGTAAGAGTACATTCTTACGAACTGTTTCATTACAGATTATGATGGCTAATGTGGGGTTGCCAGTTTGTGCTGAATCTGTAAGTTATTCCCCAATAAAACTAATTACCAGTATGCGTACCACAGATTCATTGACAGATGATGAGTCTTACTTCTTTTCAGAATTAAAGCGCCTTAGATACATTGTAGATGAAATACAAACGGACCGTTATTTTATTGTTTTAGATGAAATTTTAAAGGGAACTAATAGTACTGATAAGGCATTGGGTTCAAGAAAGTTTGTAGAGCGTTTAGTAAAGAGTAAATCTACTGGCATTATTGCTACGCATGATCTTAGTCTTTGCGAAGTCGCAAATGAATATAATGCAGTAAAGAACCATTATTTTGACGCGGAAATCATAGATAACGAACTACATTTTGATTACACGTTCAAAGACGGTATTTGTCAAAATATGAACGCTTCCTTTTTGTTAAAGAAGATGGGGATTATTGAATAA
- a CDS encoding metal-dependent hydrolase — MDSLTQIVLGAAVGEAVLGKKIGNKAMLYGAIAGTIPDLDVITRYFLDTVTATEWHRGVSHSIFFSIMFAPIFGWLVWKINKKESATWKEWSKLMFWGLFTHPLLDAFTTWGTQLFWPFKTRLAFQSIFVIDPLYTVPFITFVILAMFQKRTSDKRSKYIKLGLLISTSYLILTLVLKGVAFQKFEQGLETQNISYREINTRPAPLNTVLWMANIETDDAYLMGDYSFFDTQSISFTSYPKNHELLGKWSSNDKIERLIKITEGWYTITENDGQLYFNDLRFGLISLDDNENQFAFSYKLVPNGDDLIVEERPKFKRDAKRLMVALWQRIWGN, encoded by the coding sequence ATGGATTCATTAACACAAATTGTTCTTGGCGCAGCCGTTGGGGAAGCGGTACTTGGTAAGAAAATAGGGAACAAAGCCATGCTTTATGGGGCTATTGCAGGTACGATACCCGATCTAGATGTAATTACGCGGTATTTTTTAGATACGGTTACAGCTACCGAATGGCATAGGGGAGTTAGTCACTCCATTTTCTTTTCAATAATGTTTGCACCCATATTCGGTTGGTTGGTGTGGAAAATAAATAAAAAAGAATCCGCTACTTGGAAAGAGTGGTCTAAGTTAATGTTCTGGGGTCTCTTTACGCATCCGTTGTTAGATGCTTTTACCACTTGGGGCACACAATTGTTTTGGCCTTTTAAAACCCGTTTAGCATTTCAAAGTATTTTTGTGATAGATCCACTTTATACGGTGCCATTCATCACATTTGTTATATTGGCGATGTTTCAAAAACGGACTTCTGATAAGCGCAGTAAGTATATAAAACTCGGACTATTAATTAGTACTTCTTATTTAATATTGACTTTGGTTTTAAAAGGAGTAGCTTTTCAAAAATTTGAACAAGGGCTTGAAACTCAGAACATATCTTATCGAGAAATAAATACGCGTCCAGCACCTTTGAATACAGTCCTTTGGATGGCTAATATAGAAACGGATGATGCGTACTTAATGGGAGATTATTCTTTCTTTGATACGCAGTCTATCTCGTTTACATCGTATCCTAAAAATCATGAATTACTGGGTAAATGGTCTAGTAACGATAAAATAGAGCGACTTATAAAAATAACCGAAGGCTGGTATACGATTACCGAAAATGACGGACAGCTGTATTTTAACGACCTAAGATTCGGACTCATTAGTTTGGACGATAATGAAAATCAATTTGCTTTCAGTTATAAACTAGTACCTAATGGTGATGATTTAATTGTGGAAGAAAGACCGAAGTTCAAAAGAGACGCCAAACGTTTAATGGTTGCGCTATGGCAACGTATTTGGGGAAATTAG
- the tamL gene encoding translocation and assembly module lipoprotein TamL: MKNKKITYRTLLCMALVFAYSCGIEKYIPEGEQLYTGATLDLNYEGELQDSKEVKAELLNLIEPNPNTKFLGMKPALFFHYKAQREKPGFLYKFLNKSFGEEPVYFSDVNPERVEELILNRLDNNGFFYSESESETVIDEKFASVNYSAKLPAPYVLENYTLESDTLPMYKEIEKLLPETALKKGDRFDLDLLKAERARLNNALKQKGFYNSQEDLLIFEADTNRYKNRKFDLFLRLKKDVPSRASIPYKIDSITVYPNYSIEGDTLPFTKENVTQVDSIDFIQNELYFKPELLESYLLFNEGDLYDANTSKQTSSRLSALGSYKYVNIQYTELNTTATDGNGGTLAADIYLAPLTKRSIRAELQAVSRSNGYTGPGILLSHTNRNVFNGGETFSVSADFSYELQLSNSDSNLSSIAGGLSADLIIPRSIPFSPSRFKYAVPKTKISLGIDFLQRSDLFTLSSVNSSFGYTWKENQYVYHTLDPISINYSRLSNVTDEFQAILDDNEYLSQSFEQRFIAGLLYSFTYDEVSNLSKEKPIYFSTNFDLAGNALSLFSGGSNTIFGSEYAQYAKVDADLRLYLRWQKERTLVSRLYAGWGVPYGNSTTLPFVKQFYSGGPYSVRAFDIRSIGPGNFLPDTDDDTTDYYDQSGNLKLEANVEYRFPLFSYLKGAFFVDAGNVWLTGDYSSLIEDESTSTSSVSLFTDGKFEKDWLSEVAAGVGFGVRLDIQSFVIRLDLASPLRIPYLEENERWNVPFFGNVDNNMTLNFAIGYPF, translated from the coding sequence TTGAAAAATAAAAAGATTACATATCGTACTTTACTCTGCATGGCGTTAGTGTTCGCCTATTCTTGCGGTATAGAAAAATATATACCAGAAGGGGAGCAATTATATACTGGAGCAACCCTTGATTTAAATTATGAAGGAGAACTACAAGACAGTAAGGAAGTAAAGGCAGAGTTGCTGAATCTTATAGAACCTAACCCTAACACCAAGTTTTTAGGAATGAAACCTGCCTTGTTTTTTCATTATAAGGCGCAGCGAGAAAAACCAGGATTCTTATATAAATTTCTAAACAAATCTTTTGGAGAAGAACCCGTTTATTTTTCAGATGTAAACCCTGAACGTGTAGAAGAATTGATATTGAACAGATTGGATAATAACGGATTTTTCTACAGTGAATCTGAATCTGAAACGGTCATAGATGAGAAATTTGCCTCGGTCAATTATTCCGCCAAGCTACCTGCTCCTTACGTATTGGAGAATTACACCCTAGAGTCGGATACTTTACCTATGTACAAGGAAATAGAAAAATTGCTACCGGAAACCGCGTTAAAAAAAGGAGACCGTTTTGATTTAGATCTTTTAAAAGCCGAAAGAGCACGTTTGAATAATGCTTTAAAGCAAAAGGGGTTTTACAATAGTCAAGAAGACCTGTTGATTTTTGAAGCGGATACCAATCGATACAAGAATAGAAAATTTGATTTGTTCTTAAGGCTTAAAAAAGATGTTCCTAGTCGTGCTTCTATTCCCTATAAAATAGACTCCATTACCGTTTACCCTAACTACTCAATAGAAGGAGATACGTTGCCATTCACCAAGGAAAACGTCACCCAAGTAGATAGTATAGATTTTATACAGAACGAATTGTATTTTAAACCAGAACTCTTAGAGTCATACTTACTTTTTAATGAAGGTGACCTATACGATGCGAACACATCTAAACAAACTAGCAGCAGATTATCTGCATTGGGCAGCTACAAGTACGTAAACATACAATACACCGAATTGAACACTACTGCAACCGACGGTAATGGCGGAACCTTAGCAGCAGATATCTATTTAGCCCCATTAACAAAACGATCCATTAGGGCAGAACTACAGGCGGTTTCTAGATCTAACGGTTACACGGGTCCGGGAATCTTATTGAGCCATACCAACAGAAATGTTTTTAATGGTGGTGAAACTTTTAGTGTTTCGGCAGATTTTTCTTATGAGTTACAATTGTCTAACAGCGATTCTAACCTTAGCAGTATTGCCGGTGGTTTAAGTGCCGATTTAATCATACCTAGATCAATACCATTTTCACCTAGTAGATTCAAATATGCCGTGCCCAAAACCAAAATATCTTTAGGAATTGATTTTCTGCAGCGTAGCGACTTGTTCACCTTAAGTTCTGTAAACAGCAGTTTTGGGTATACCTGGAAAGAAAATCAGTACGTTTATCACACCTTAGACCCTATTAGCATCAACTATTCTAGACTATCTAATGTAACCGATGAGTTTCAGGCTATTCTAGATGATAACGAATATTTAAGTCAAAGTTTTGAACAGCGTTTTATAGCTGGCTTACTGTATAGTTTTACGTATGACGAAGTATCTAATCTTAGCAAAGAAAAACCAATTTACTTTTCTACGAATTTTGACTTAGCAGGAAATGCATTGAGTTTGTTTAGCGGAGGCTCAAATACCATTTTTGGATCAGAATATGCACAATATGCAAAAGTGGATGCTGATCTACGACTCTACTTACGTTGGCAAAAAGAACGCACGTTAGTATCTCGTTTATATGCAGGCTGGGGTGTACCGTATGGAAATAGCACCACTTTACCTTTCGTTAAACAATTTTACTCTGGCGGTCCATATAGCGTGCGGGCATTTGACATAAGATCCATAGGTCCTGGTAATTTTTTACCGGACACCGATGATGATACTACCGATTATTACGACCAATCTGGTAATTTAAAGTTAGAAGCCAATGTAGAGTATCGTTTTCCACTTTTCTCCTATTTAAAGGGTGCATTTTTTGTGGATGCAGGAAATGTATGGCTAACGGGCGATTATTCTAGTCTAATAGAAGATGAGTCTACCAGTACTTCATCTGTTTCACTTTTTACTGATGGCAAATTTGAAAAAGACTGGTTAAGCGAAGTAGCGGCAGGTGTAGGTTTTGGTGTTCGTTTAGATATTCAAAGTTTTGTAATTCGCTTAGATTTAGCTTCGCCACTGCGTATACCCTATTTAGAAGAAAACGAACGTTGGAATGTACCTTTCTTTGGAAATGTGGATAATAACATGACCTTGAATTTCGCTATAGGCTATCCATTTTAA
- a CDS encoding translocation/assembly module TamB domain-containing protein — protein MLFFILVLVIRTPWAQNFIVSKVTNYISDKTNTKVAVGNLYLTFSGDIQIENIFLEDKKGDTLFYSKSLQADIPIYPIVFKNELSIDDVVSNGVVAKISRENNPEEFNFTFLIDALTTPTDTTATTSEPMSITLGNLDVVDWKLTYADAYLGTDVNLVLGKLDIDVSEFDLGTMEFSLDDFTLSDSEFKYVQSHAFPITEDSTSTALPYIEVEDFNVNNVHINYDSQPDGLQTKLQLGTIELTDILADVSKNRYETDDLVLHDSQIDLRISGVETEVTTSNPATFEWPEFIIAANTIDIAKNNFTYAMNGTKQVADTFDPDAFNIQQFQLQAKNLTYQPEKFNLNVSKFSFSEPSGIGLDQLAFNAGLTNTEASLSDVVFQMNESSVKADFKVQFSSLKGALENPEKSALTVNISDLNLELDDVLQLQPELAQNQYLDSLSAYPISGNLKARGTLKKVDDFSTDLQWGENTKLVAKGSINNLTETDSLTYNLNNISFKSTKESIKNIISSKDLGVSIPKTIIAEGNISGGTTWVNPNMNIKIPEGTANVNALVDFGNSTKFDGAISVDSLQLGHLLQNEQLGKISLSIKGKGSGSELSNFNADINGTVSQFQYSGYDYKEVTIDGNLKDGNGKITANINDSNLNMKANATMALSSEENDITFTTNIIGADLQELGFTKDNIKIAANINGDYQGTPSNYTINTTIDEGIAIADSEQYQVSTIALKAHIEDSITDVSVKSNFLNGQLASNASPNRITTALKKQIEQYFSTDDTTFKAEDDIDAKLALAIIPTPVLSKVFFNGVKDLDSLNIDASFNSKNRKISAEVKVPHIAYAGSSVDSLNAYIKGDSVDLKFSAGLADLIYEPIHLKQTYLEGSLKNKELLLDFTSRNDSVQVMHIGSGLSFQKDTLRLHINPEDLILNKKQWEIPEDNSIVIAEAYSDFENVVLTRNAQKMEISNKFPKMNTEHIGILFENFQLQTFLSFFNPDEALAKGKVEGDFVVLNPYTASGLVADIDIKDFHVLQNPLGTLTLDASSKSLSEYDFDLAMKDGGANLTLTGDYTAKENTAFLNLELDIQKLEASIIQGFSNEQLTDGKGYLDGSLLVKGTLAEPKYSGRINFNEFGLSLNAYKSAFAIDGQSIDIDQDDITFNSFAINDINQGTLTIDGTVTTESFSNPGFDLSVKTDQFRVLNSKKGDDELVYGIASIQADVTVKGDLELPVIDGKLRVRDVTDLTYVVPQNQLDIQERDGIVIFVNRENPDAILTKTDEETTNSFFAGMDINTILEIGNEAKFTIVLDEKTQDKLQASGDATLNLNIDPNQDIRLSGRLELNSGFYRTSLYNLVSREFQLQKGSSIVWSGDPYDAKMDVTAIYEIETSASSLMSSISYGTDSSVSGTYQQATDFLVYLNIDGQLTQPEISFALDMPESEQGNFGGAVYGRIQQLNEQESELNKQVFSLLALNRFYPTTGSDGSSGGAISIAKNNVNKVLSNELTSISSKLLGNTGFELGFDLDSFEDYESGTAESRTQLNISASKKLFNDRLIVTAGSAVDVEGSASSSETETPLIGNVTLEYLLSEEGTYRLKGFRKQEYQNIIDGQLIITGVAFIFNREFNKFSQLFSPIKKEESKKKPSKKNDKKKEEIEK, from the coding sequence TTGCTATTTTTTATTTTGGTGTTGGTCATTAGAACTCCTTGGGCCCAGAACTTCATTGTTTCTAAAGTCACTAATTACATATCTGACAAAACGAATACTAAAGTAGCCGTTGGCAATCTATACCTTACCTTCTCAGGAGACATTCAAATAGAGAATATATTTCTGGAAGATAAAAAGGGTGATACGTTATTCTACTCAAAATCACTGCAAGCAGATATCCCTATCTACCCCATTGTTTTTAAAAATGAACTTTCCATTGATGACGTAGTTTCAAATGGAGTAGTTGCTAAGATAAGTCGAGAAAACAATCCTGAAGAGTTTAATTTCACATTCTTAATCGATGCACTGACCACACCAACCGATACTACCGCAACAACCAGCGAACCAATGAGTATTACCTTAGGTAATTTAGATGTCGTTGATTGGAAATTGACCTATGCAGATGCCTATCTTGGAACCGACGTTAATTTAGTGCTTGGTAAGTTAGATATAGATGTATCTGAATTTGACTTAGGTACCATGGAGTTTTCTTTGGATGATTTTACGTTAAGCGATTCTGAGTTTAAATATGTACAATCTCATGCATTCCCCATAACCGAAGACAGCACAAGTACAGCGCTACCATATATTGAAGTTGAAGATTTTAATGTGAATAATGTTCATATCAACTACGACAGTCAGCCAGATGGTTTACAAACCAAATTACAATTAGGTACTATTGAACTAACAGATATACTAGCAGATGTTTCTAAAAATAGATACGAGACAGATGACCTTGTTTTACATGATTCACAAATAGACCTAAGAATAAGCGGTGTAGAAACTGAAGTAACTACATCCAATCCAGCTACATTCGAATGGCCAGAATTTATCATCGCCGCAAACACTATAGATATTGCTAAAAACAATTTCACCTATGCAATGAACGGCACAAAACAGGTTGCGGATACTTTTGACCCTGATGCCTTCAATATTCAGCAATTTCAATTGCAAGCTAAAAATTTGACCTACCAACCCGAGAAATTTAATTTGAATGTTTCTAAATTTTCATTTTCAGAACCCAGTGGCATCGGGTTAGATCAATTGGCATTTAATGCAGGCTTAACCAATACAGAAGCATCACTATCAGATGTCGTTTTTCAAATGAATGAAAGTTCAGTAAAAGCAGATTTTAAGGTACAGTTTAGTTCCTTAAAAGGCGCATTAGAAAATCCTGAAAAAAGTGCCTTGACGGTCAATATTTCAGACCTTAATTTAGAGCTAGATGATGTACTTCAACTACAACCTGAACTAGCCCAAAATCAGTATTTAGATTCCTTATCGGCATACCCTATCAGTGGCAATTTAAAAGCTAGGGGAACTTTGAAAAAAGTTGATGATTTCAGTACGGATCTACAATGGGGAGAGAACACTAAACTTGTAGCAAAAGGAAGTATCAATAATCTTACCGAGACAGATTCACTTACTTACAATTTGAACAATATTAGCTTCAAAAGCACTAAAGAATCAATAAAAAATATAATATCGTCTAAAGACTTAGGTGTTTCTATTCCTAAAACCATAATAGCGGAAGGAAATATATCTGGTGGAACCACATGGGTAAACCCTAATATGAATATCAAAATTCCTGAAGGAACCGCTAACGTAAATGCACTAGTAGATTTTGGAAATAGCACGAAATTTGACGGTGCTATTTCAGTCGATAGTTTACAACTGGGGCATCTGTTACAAAATGAGCAGTTAGGTAAAATATCACTTAGCATAAAGGGTAAAGGATCAGGAAGTGAACTAAGTAATTTTAATGCCGATATCAACGGTACAGTTTCGCAATTTCAGTACAGTGGATATGATTACAAAGAAGTGACTATTGACGGTAATCTAAAAGACGGCAATGGCAAAATAACTGCCAACATCAACGATTCAAATTTGAATATGAAAGCAAATGCTACTATGGCACTTTCATCAGAAGAAAATGACATTACATTTACTACAAATATTATCGGGGCAGATTTACAAGAGCTTGGTTTTACAAAAGATAATATTAAGATTGCCGCAAATATTAACGGTGATTACCAAGGAACGCCATCTAATTATACGATTAACACAACTATTGATGAAGGCATTGCCATTGCCGATAGTGAACAATACCAAGTTTCGACAATTGCTTTAAAAGCTCATATTGAAGATTCTATTACTGATGTATCGGTTAAAAGCAATTTCTTAAATGGGCAATTAGCATCAAATGCATCACCAAATCGTATTACAACTGCACTTAAAAAACAAATAGAACAGTATTTCTCTACCGATGATACTACGTTTAAAGCTGAGGACGATATTGACGCAAAATTGGCTCTCGCAATTATTCCAACTCCGGTTTTATCTAAGGTGTTTTTCAACGGAGTAAAAGACTTAGACTCTTTAAATATAGATGCAAGTTTTAATTCTAAGAATAGAAAAATATCCGCCGAGGTTAAAGTGCCTCATATTGCATACGCGGGTAGTTCTGTAGATAGTTTAAATGCATATATAAAGGGAGATTCTGTCGACCTTAAATTCTCTGCTGGTTTGGCAGATTTAATTTATGAACCCATCCACCTAAAACAGACTTATTTAGAAGGAAGTTTAAAAAACAAAGAGCTATTATTGGATTTTACTTCTAGAAACGACTCCGTACAAGTAATGCATATAGGATCGGGACTATCATTTCAAAAGGACACTTTAAGGCTCCATATCAATCCTGAAGATTTAATACTGAATAAAAAGCAATGGGAAATACCAGAGGATAACAGTATCGTTATTGCCGAAGCATATTCTGACTTTGAGAATGTAGTCTTGACCAGAAATGCTCAAAAAATGGAAATATCGAACAAATTTCCAAAAATGAATACCGAACATATCGGTATTCTGTTCGAGAACTTTCAATTACAGACTTTCCTTAGTTTTTTCAATCCTGATGAAGCTTTGGCGAAAGGAAAAGTAGAAGGAGATTTCGTAGTTCTTAATCCGTATACCGCATCGGGTCTAGTAGCCGATATTGATATTAAAGATTTTCACGTGCTCCAAAATCCGCTAGGTACTTTAACCCTAGATGCATCTTCAAAATCTTTATCAGAATACGATTTTGACTTGGCTATGAAAGATGGCGGTGCTAATCTTACCTTAACGGGAGATTACACAGCCAAAGAGAATACCGCCTTTTTAAACTTGGAGCTTGATATTCAAAAGCTCGAAGCCAGTATTATTCAAGGGTTCAGCAATGAACAATTGACCGATGGCAAAGGGTATTTAGATGGAAGCCTATTGGTAAAAGGCACACTTGCCGAGCCTAAATATTCCGGCAGAATAAATTTTAATGAATTTGGTTTGAGCCTAAACGCCTACAAATCTGCCTTCGCCATTGATGGTCAATCTATAGATATTGATCAAGATGACATTACCTTTAATTCATTTGCTATTAATGATATCAATCAAGGCACATTGACCATAGACGGTACAGTTACTACTGAGAGTTTTTCTAATCCGGGTTTTGATTTATCCGTAAAAACCGATCAGTTTAGAGTATTGAATTCCAAAAAAGGAGATGATGAATTGGTCTATGGTATTGCAAGTATTCAAGCAGATGTTACCGTAAAAGGAGATTTAGAATTACCGGTCATAGACGGAAAACTTCGTGTTAGAGATGTTACCGACCTCACTTATGTTGTTCCACAAAATCAATTGGATATTCAAGAACGTGATGGTATTGTCATCTTTGTCAACAGGGAAAACCCTGATGCTATACTGACAAAAACAGATGAAGAAACTACCAATTCATTTTTTGCAGGCATGGATATCAATACCATTCTAGAAATAGGAAACGAGGCAAAATTCACTATTGTTCTTGATGAAAAAACACAAGACAAACTACAGGCATCTGGTGATGCTACATTGAATTTGAACATAGACCCCAATCAAGACATTCGATTATCTGGGCGGTTAGAATTAAATTCAGGCTTCTATAGAACCAGCTTGTATAATTTGGTAAGCCGCGAGTTTCAGTTACAAAAAGGCAGTAGTATAGTTTGGAGCGGTGACCCTTATGATGCCAAAATGGATGTTACCGCTATTTATGAAATTGAGACATCAGCATCATCTTTAATGTCATCTATAAGTTATGGAACTGATAGCAGCGTATCTGGCACATACCAACAAGCAACAGACTTTTTGGTTTACTTGAATATTGACGGACAGCTAACACAGCCAGAAATATCATTTGCTTTAGATATGCCCGAGAGTGAACAAGGTAATTTTGGTGGTGCCGTCTATGGTCGTATTCAACAATTGAACGAACAAGAATCTGAATTGAATAAGCAAGTATTTTCCTTATTGGCACTAAACCGTTTTTACCCAACCACGGGTAGTGACGGTAGTAGCGGCGGTGCTATTTCAATTGCAAAAAACAATGTAAACAAAGTACTTTCTAATGAACTAACTTCCATTTCAAGTAAATTATTAGGGAATACCGGCTTTGAGCTTGGTTTTGATTTGGATAGTTTTGAAGATTACGAAAGTGGCACTGCTGAAAGTAGAACCCAATTGAATATAAGCGCAAGTAAAAAACTATTTAATGACCGTCTAATAGTAACTGCCGGTAGTGCCGTAGATGTAGAAGGTAGCGCCTCATCTAGCGAAACGGAAACACCATTAATAGGCAATGTTACTTTAGAGTATTTATTAAGCGAAGAAGGTACTTATCGACTTAAAGGCTTCAGAAAACAAGAGTATCAAAATATAATAGATGGGCAATTGATTATAACCGGAGTCGCTTTTATCTTTAATCGGGAGTTCAATAAATTTAGTCAATTATTCAGTCCGATAAAAAAAGAAGAATCCAAGAAAAAACCTTCAAAAAAGAACGATAAGAAAAAAGAGGAAATTGAAAAATAA